One Carassius auratus strain Wakin chromosome 3, ASM336829v1, whole genome shotgun sequence genomic region harbors:
- the LOC113041590 gene encoding RNA-binding protein FUS-like isoform X2, whose translation MRGGPMGRGGFGGGRGGGSGGFPGNSGSGGGGGGGGGQQREGDWKCSNLTCGNLNFSWRNECNQCKAPKPEGSGGGMIPMGDGFGGDQGRGGFRSCGGDRGGFRGGRGGDCGGFGPGKMDSRGEHRHYHRDRPY comes from the exons ATGAGAGGAG GGCCAATGGGCCGTGGGGGATTTGGGGGTGGAAGAGGTGGTGGTAGTGGTGGTTTCCCAGGCAACAGTGGCAgcggaggtggaggtggaggtggtgGCGGCCAGCAAAGAGAAGGAGACTGGAAATGTTCAAACCT AACTTGTGGTAATTTGAACTTCTCATGGCGAAATGAGTGTAATCAGTGCAAAGCTCCAAAACCGGAAGGAAGTGGAGGAGGAATGATACCGATGGGAG ATGGTTTTGGTGGAGACCAAGGTAGAGGTGGTTTCCGCAGCTGTGGTGGTGATCGGGGGGGCTTCAGAGGAGGGAGGGGAGGGGACTGCGGAGGATTTGGACCCGGCAAGATGGACTCGAG AGGTGAGCACAGACATTACCACAGAGACCGGCCTTACTAA
- the LOC113041590 gene encoding RNA-binding protein FUS-like isoform X1, producing the protein MMEMGRVFPASRVNWGTTPINLQFVLLLSFSIRMGDRGGYNKFGGPRDHGAGGPNMQEQDNSDNNTIFVQGLGDDYTVESVADFFKQIGIIKMGKKEKTLCSSYLSEVVLVLTSFYFLTQVNKKTGLPVTNLYTDRETGKLK; encoded by the exons ATGATGGAGATGGGTAGGGTCTTTCCAGCCTCAAGAGTGAATTGGGGCACTACTCCCATCAACCTTCAATTTGTCTTGCTTCTTTCCTTCTCCATCAGAATGGGCGATCGCGGAGGATACAATAAGTTTGGTG GGCCCAGGGATCATGGAGCTGGGGGGCCCAATA tgcaggagCAGGATAACTCTGACAACAACACCATCTTTGTGCAAGGTCTTGGAGACGACTATACCGTGGAGTCAGTAGCAGATTTCTTCAAACAGATCGGCATTATCAAGatgggaaagaaagagaaaacattGTGCAGCAGCTATCTAAGTGAAGTAGTGCTTGTCTTAACATCGTTTTATTTTCTCACACAGGTCAACAAAAAAACAGGATTACCCGTGACAAATCTGTACACAGACCGAGAGACAGGGAAGCTTAAATAA